Proteins encoded by one window of Salvia splendens isolate huo1 chromosome 14, SspV2, whole genome shotgun sequence:
- the LOC121764365 gene encoding disease resistance protein RPP8-like — protein MAAGVASIALKTVHNLLQEAKFLIGVRSELKALEIILKETRSIALLINANNANETIGSWLTRVRDLAYRADDTISLYAAVNVSSNRSLLHKYSCILTEGQGYSLHQIASEIKDIESKLASFNSQHLIRSISSSSAPEMTIFKFPFETEVFVGKEEEVEQLVSLVVSEEAHRVISLWGMGGIRKTSIARKVHNHPTTELLRLLRIPNQF, from the coding sequence ATGGCCGCAGGAGTGGCTAGCATTGCCCTTAAAACCGTTCACAATCTGTTACAGGAAGCTAAATTCTTAATAGGTGTGCGCAGCGAATTGAAGGCACTAGAGATCATTCTTAAGGAAACGAGATCGATAGCTCTTCTGATTAACGCTAACAACGCCAATGAGACCATTGGCAGCTGGCTCACGCGTGTTAGGGACCTCGCTTACAGAGCCGATGACACCATTAGTCTGTATGCAGCCGTTAACGTCTCATCCAACAGAAGCCTGCTCCACAAATACTCATGCATCCTTACAGAGGGGCAGGGCTACTCTCTCCACCAGATTGCCTCTGAGATCAAAGATATCGAATCCAAGTTGGCAAGTTTCAACTCTCAGCACTTGATAAGAAGCATCAGCTCTAGCTCTGCTCCAGAGATGACAATCTTCAAATTCCCCTTTGAGACTGAAGTTTTTGtggggaaagaagaagaagtggAGCAACTTGTATCTCTTGTAGTTAGTGAGGAAGCACACCGAGTCATTTCGTTGTGGGGGATGGGTGGTATACGCAAAACTAGTATTGCCAGAAAAGTGCACAATCACCCAACCACCGAGCTTCTTCGACTCCTTCGCATACCAAATCAGTTTTAA